The genomic window ATATTCTAAATCTATGGTTTTTACACGCATATGCGTGTGATAAGATTTCTAGTATAAATAATGTTATTGATTGTGTTGATGTCACAATTCaactcaatatttaatttttataaaattgaattttattttcacTAACTAGATgtctttttgacattttatagaaaaatgacattagttattatatgttatttttaaatacacattcaaattttaaatttgtagttTCCATATAATATAAGATTTTTAgtaataattaatcacttaacgAACTCAGTAACTAATCTTTCGCATTTTATAGGTTCATTAAAGGGTAGATGTTGACTACAAATTTTAAAACTGCTTCACACACAGGGCGAATATCAAACCCTCAACCACTAATTAAGGTAGGAAAGATCCTGACAATCTCTCTCAACTCCCGCTAATAGTATTTTTATATCATTAATATAATGTGGTATTTCAATTATTAgtaaagataatttatttttcttactaaaaaaattgttgtttttttccTCCATCACCAAACAAGGTGTTAGTGCTGACTCCAAGTGAGAGAGATAAAACGCCACCCCACTGCTTTTAACTGATTTTCTtctgttaatatatatatagagagagagagagaatctTTAATTACTTCTCAAAATTGCCCTGGACTTGAGAATTAAAGCAAGATTTCGAATAGCCTCGAATATTCCCGAAATTACCTAATTTCCATTCAATAACCTTCTCCCTTGACTCTCATCAATCTACTCTTTTGATTCTCAGGTTAGTTTCTTTTACCCACTTCTTAgatctgtttttattttttcttttagtttatacTTTGTAATGAATGCGGATGAGGTCTTGTTTCTAGATTTTTCGTTTTCTGGGTTTTTATTCTTTGATCTATTTTCTGATTTTACGTTAGGGTTTTTTTCTCTAATTGTTGGGATTGGTTTATGATCAATATCGTTTTATGGGCTAATTTGACGAATTCAAAAAGTTTTGGAGTTTTAGGGTTTTATTAGTTTGGTGGCTATTGGTAATTTGGcatctcaaattttcttttctttttttaaaaaagtgggAATTGGGTTTTGAAGAGTTTGATTGAGAGCGGTGATCTTTTGATTCGGTAGCTTGAATTTCTggatttctctttctttcttttttttgcctTATTATCCTGTGCATTTTCCTCATGAAAATTTGATCTTTTGTGTTTGGAGGTATATAAGGAATGGCGAGTGGTTTTGGTGAATCAACAAGCATGCCTCCACCAAGTCCATCTTGCTCGAGCAGTAATAATGCTAACGATGCTGGTGATTTTGAATGCAATATTTGCTTTGAATTGGCTCAAGATCCAATCGTCACACTTTGTGGTCATCTCTTCTGCTGGCCATGTCTCTATAGATGGTTGCACCATCACTCGCATTCTCAAGAATGTCCGGTTTGCAAGGCCCTGATACAAGAGGAAAAACTTGTTCCCCTTTATGGCAGGGGGAAAAACAAGACTGACCCGCGCTCTAAATCGTATTCGGGCATGGAAATCCCAAACCGCCCAGCTGGGCAAAGGCCGGCTACTGCTCCTCCTCCACCCCCGGAAACAAATCAGTTTGCAAATTATGGGTTTGGATTGATGGGCAGTTTTGTTCCGATGGCAACCGCAAGGATCGGTAACTTCACCATGGGTTTTGGAGGCCTATTGCCATCCTTgtttaatattcattttcatggATTTCCAGATGCTACGGTGTATGGAACAACTTCAGGGTTTCCTTATGGGTTCAATACATTTCACGGTGGTGTTGCTCATGGGTTTCCCCAGCTGACGACACGAGGGCAGCAGCCTGATAATGTTTTGAAGAATCTTCTGTTGTTGATTGGGGTGTTTGTCGTCCTCGCTTTGCTTTATTGGTGAAATAGTTCAGCATTTAAGCTGTTATCCAGTGTTGGATATTCAGTGTCTGTAGATATACCAGCAGCACTGGCGAATGATTATGTTTGGGCTTGAGAAAAAGTTGTCTATATGAATGATACTgtcatttttgtttctttttagcATCAGCAACAACTCAAACCAGTGTTAATGTTCAccttttcaaaataaaaacaagtgAAAGTTCCTCATTTTTCCTCTTAGACATGGAAAATTTATGTTGATTGCTTGTTCAATTAATGTAATCCTATTGTACTGAAGTGCCATGGAAATTTTGTTCCTCTTCATCTTTTCCGGTACTGGAGTCGAAAACAGGTGACATTCCTGAGAATGTTGTTAATGGTGAGGAGAACGAGAGTGCCCTTCTCAAGGTTTTCAAAGCATTTGGCTTGAAGTCACCGTTCTTTTTAGGGTAAATTTTGATCATTACAATTTGGTTACTATAAGTGAGTTTTCGTTTTgatcatttaattaaaataagttttcatttaagttatcaggttgttaaaattaatattatatgatttttttgttCGCATTATTTGCACTAATCGaggatttttttctttctcttctacgtcatgaatttacaaattaaaattcaaacaatttttttttcacattgaCCGTCAAATTGATTTGGATCTAAGTTATGTTCTTCTACTCTTCAATGGGTATCGATCTACTGTTCAATCCTCGATTCGTCTTTTGGAGCTCATTAGAATTTTGAATAGTTCTttgatttaacttaaaatttttaaataattcagttatcaaattataatttttttaattaagtgaccaaaacaaaaatttatcctTAATTTAGTGATTAATGGTATAATTTACCTTTTTCTCCTTTTATGGCTTTGATGAGCttcgaaaccaccaaaaataattcttacaattaaaataactctaaataatAGTAAAGAGTGGTAGTAAGGTCGATTCTACAGGGATTTGTATTATAAtcaattttcgtgttttatttgTGATCAGAATTTCTGTCGTGTCGATAATCGTGACAATAGTCGTGCCTATGACTCCAAACGTCCtattggaaaataaataaataaatcaagagTTTTGAAACGTTTGTAAACTAAATAATAGAAATGGCAGAAATAAGCAATCAAGTAAATATggactaaaataaaattagaagtcaaatttgaattttaataataGAAGTAAGCCTTAGTCCTAGACTCGGTGATTTTCTATCTCGGGATCGATCCTCGAAAATTAGTTTTCTCCTCCAAACAATAAGCTGGTTATAACAGCTAAGAACGTCCTAGCCGCCAATTCTTCCTCTTGTAAATTGATCTCGGTACGACCTACGAACCAACCATTGTTGATTATCTAACCACGATACACGCGTTCGCGATTCAAGATTCGGACAGCCTTGCGTTCCGAAGAATCCAACTTGGATTAATAGCCTCAACCGCGCGGGACATTTAAACTCGATCACTTTTCCCTTGATTTGTTCTCGAAGATCCGAATATAGCACGGCCGACTCGTTTCCCCAACTGTCCTcaaacacgactccaacccaatGTGCTTTTTGATTTAAAATCaagttaactttaagggatgaatttgtcaatctcgatacttaggaaaaataGTGAATACCGATTGGAAGGATTTTAGTACAGATACATATCTCACGATTCACGATCGGAAAGAATATTGGCCTAAAGCTAAGTTAgaatttagtgaagcatgaatATAATCATGCTTTGGTTGGTTATGGAGtggatttgaatgaaaatgatggAAGTTGGAAAGGGAAGAGACTTGGAAATCAATTAAACAATTTTACAAAgaaacaaggaaatggaaatgaagtagcAATATGCTACTAACGCATGAAAATGGAagggaaaaaataattaattcaatttcaagtgAATTCAAGTGTATTTTCAAGATACCACAAATgccctatttatatatataatttattaaatttggcCTAACTACCCACTAcacaaaattagaattaaataaaaataaaatcagattttattttaattttagcttttacaaTGTCAAAAGAAATCTGATAAGTCCTTGGTTTTTTCCAAGTTTCTGATTCGACCCCACTTTATTGACTATgctacaaattagtcctttttttgctcgtttttgactcaaagcatcccAATTGCATTCCTGATAGGATTTAAACATAAAATCACTAATTTAGTAGGGATCAATTCAAGAATTAACCGATTTAAACGCAAAAAATCATGCAAATTTAACATGTTATCAAATCCCCCCTACTTAACTCATGCTTGCCCTTAAGCATATTGTACTTTCATACATTAgaaattattcaataatttattAGAAATCAAGCCTCTTTTCCGCATCCATAATCAATGCAAACAATatagacaaaaaataaataagtgcTCAAAATACCTAGTTTGATCAAAAAGTGTCAATAAAATTGAAACATGTAAACTAAATAATTTCACTAAATTGAGTTTGAACCAAAATTTGCAAGGTATTATTCCCAATTACTcatgtaataatattttttttagacatagtcaaacctttttacgtgaactaggatgacaacccaacCACCCTACCCTGATTACTTAGTTCAAACAATCTTTTTTTTAACAGCTCGGTTAGCGAAATGTTTGCAAGTTTTTGGTTTGTCACTTAGAACTTTTTATACAAGATGATATGACAACCCAAGCACATCATCTCGGTTATTAAATTCGGCCACTTTTTTCGAAACCTTCACTTATAACTTaagcctttatttatttatttatttcattctatttatttatttatttatttacaagcaaatatttttttccaaacaatcaattttcatgaaaaatctagttacatatatcaactttaaaacaCACATGTCGATTAATCTAGATACTTGAAcactttaattcaaaaattacccAATTGTCCAAATTGAGTAAGTAATGAGATTAGAGGCTCAATGTCAAACAAACTATCGAATAAATCCAACATAAGATTGAACATATACAAAAGAGAAACATGCAGCAAAAATCAATCAATCAACcatgcatacttaccatttcaacccCCCAACTTAATTTATACTTGTCTTCAAACATGTTTTATATGCAATAAAATACAGTAACTCAAACAACAAGCAAAGAGAAAGGTTAAGAATACTCCCCATGTGTTTTTAACAATGTTGTCGGTGTTGGGGGTAACGACTTTGCAAGATGTCGAGGATTGTGGAGACTTGGATTTCCACTGTTTCAAGTCGAGCTTCGATTTGGCTTAAACATGCTTCTACAGATGAAGGAGGTTGTTCCTCTTGTTCTCTAGTAGTGAAGTCTGGACGTTGGTGAAAGACATTATTTCCACGAGCAGTTTGTATACCTAGAGGAACAAAATAATACGTAGTAGGGGTCCCGGCAAGCCAACCCATAGAATCCAAACAATATTCATCTAGACTATCCATAGTATATGCACATGTTAAAGACAAGAAATCGACTTCAAAGGGAAAAAGTTGAAAGGTTAAGTTTGTAATATAGGGCCAAGTATTAGTGGTGGATTAGAGCGCAAAACAACATGAAAGTTCCGTCCAAACTGATAtcctaaattaactttaaatCCAGGATGCATacaccacaaaaaaaaaattcagttttaGTTAAAACATATGACAAATCATTTCGACTTGaaaaaataaaagctaaaaattgaTGAATATATCTCAAAGAGAGTTCATGCACCAATAAGTCCTTAAAGGTCTTTGGATTATAAAGTTGATTTCTAGAATGAGTTAAAGCACAATAAACATCTTGAGCATCAAAGTTACTTGGAATTTTTAACACAACAGTATGGTAGGAATCAGTTTGAATGTTGCCAAGGTCAACGAACCTATggcaatattaaaataaaaaattgacatCCTAAAGTCTTTACCAAGTAACCAAAAATAGACAACGTCTTGCATTTCAACAGTTCGTAACACATTaatattgaagctaaatgttgtgtagaattcataaatcaattcataatatGCACTACATGaaatatttgcaaatgaactccAACCAATAGCATCAAAATAGCTCCTCATAGCATTACAAATATTTAACATATCAAGAGTGTAAAGATCAATTTGCTTATAGACCAGGAGTGGATGTTGTCGAATGTTGTCGAATCTTACACGATGCTCCGAGGTCGAAGAGTTTAGAAGCCCCCACAATCGTTTTTCAGTGGGAATAGTGTAGGCACGGCCTCGCTTATTACATTGATCATTTCGTGATGGTTGAACATTTTCATCGGGCAAGTCGGGTGGTGGACTCAAATTTCCAGCAGCATCAGTACTGCTATGTGGAGGCGTCGCTGGCTCATGTATTGGTGGTCAATGGGCTCGAATGGTGGACAACCGTGTTCAACACTGAAAAACACGCACATTTCTAGTCGAGGGACCTTCTCCATGGTCGTTAGAAGTTACGACCTCATTCGAGTAACCTACATAATACGTTAATAGAGGTAAAATGGGTTGTAGGTTAGGAATCGACCTTTCTGAAGTAGTGAGGCTGCTCTTCGAATGTTCTATCTCGATCAAAGTTGGGCTTCATCAGTGACGATTCCTAGTAGGCGcggcctgtaacaccccttacccgtgttcctcGCCGGAACaaagtatgaggtattactagacACAAACACTTGTTATTGTTCCAACtgaattatttttaacaaaaattttgacataatcCCTTTTATAAATATGTAACCTCACCTGCAAATTTTTAGATAGTAACCCAGCCAATTCCAATGTTTCAACCAACATTTATAttctcaaatatatttaaattatacttaacattttaACTATCATCATTAgcattgtataaaataatttatcaaataacatataCTAACATTTAGGCTAAATACTTTGTAacatataaaatcaaaatcaagtcttctatacatgccataatttagaaatattgattacaaaataccaaaagttgtGGATAGTGTAGATGAGTTCCCGACTATTTTCGAATTCCGAGCTGACtggtaacactataaaacaaggaaaacgAAAGAGGAGTAatcatatagcttagtaagtaagtatataaacaATAAACAAGTATTTAACATGTTTCTATAGATACATAATTTTAATCACTTATAAATTCACTATACATTCAAATTCCAGCAAGTTGTTTTTCCGCAtcacagtcactaatttatttttatctaaggatacggaactccaaattaagatacgtAAATTCttcctgaagctagactcatatatatttttaccataaaattttcagaattttttatttagccaattggtacagtttattctttaaagttccccTGTTCCACTGCTCGACAActctgacctttcttcactaaaaattaattatctcttaatacAAAATTCAAATGGTTTTcttgtttgtttcccttaaaaatagagtCATTGAGGAATTTAATCATGTAAATTaaaatccataattatttttttacaatttatagatattttccaaatttgaaacaggggatttcgaaatcattttgacactatcttactaaaatttaaatatctcaaaatttataactcttttacttactctatttattccatatgaaaatacacTCAATgagcttaaatttcatattttattcaacatttaattcactttaaactatttttggtgattttccaaagtgaTACCATTGCATGCTGTCCATacaatttttattgttaattttactcaATCATGTTTTCTTTGCATTAATTCTCACTTACACTCACATAACACTAAAGTATATTCATAATTAGCCATGCCAATAGCTATTTATCATCAATTATTTACAAATCTTCGTTGTAACACTTGTTCCATATCAACTTCATTCAAGTTTGACCACATATCGCGCACATTGCCCACCACATATTCACATTCTTTTTCACTTAATCATTTTC from Gossypium hirsutum isolate 1008001.06 chromosome D12, Gossypium_hirsutum_v2.1, whole genome shotgun sequence includes these protein-coding regions:
- the LOC107945670 gene encoding E3 ubiquitin-protein ligase RNF185; the encoded protein is MASGFGESTSMPPPSPSCSSSNNANDAGDFECNICFELAQDPIVTLCGHLFCWPCLYRWLHHHSHSQECPVCKALIQEEKLVPLYGRGKNKTDPRSKSYSGMEIPNRPAGQRPATAPPPPPETNQFANYGFGLMGSFVPMATARIGNFTMGFGGLLPSLFNIHFHGFPDATVYGTTSGFPYGFNTFHGGVAHGFPQLTTRGQQPDNVLKNLLLLIGVFVVLALLYW